The proteins below come from a single Pirellulales bacterium genomic window:
- a CDS encoding S41 family peptidase has product MMRPTVRSSARALLGAFVSLAVVSLAGGWLNSTAWAQNQLRYPVIVPPAHGENTPRQTFQDPTPQSPVVQSPLRMPAADPAAPQNSLPALAPSIAATAIASALDQGNTLESQHRWGEAYALYEDTARLNFGQSMPQLDARLDLAKIHFDIGRRYADGSFRHSATTMSDTDALQVYTDAATKLQAHYVQEPDWAALVDRGTRDLQIALVEPSFVEINQEQASADRIDLFLRELRRQQAQHPIHSLNDARNAVWAAAQMAQLHLQLRPSTTMLEFTAAMLGGLDEFSAFLTAGQLNDLYSQIEGNFVGLGVELKAADSSLLIVNVIHNSPAERAGIKGGDKIVSVAGRSTSDLTTDKAADLLQGPEGSTIDLAVVTGNEAPRPLTIQRAHVDVPSVDDIKIVDRDSGVGYFKLTCFQKTTSHDVDSALWQLQRQGMQSLIIDLRGNPGGLLTSAVDVADKFVNQGSIVSTRGRSSGEDYNYTAQGNAAWHVPLVVLIDGDSASAAEILSGALRDYHRAAIVGTRSYGKGSVQGIFPLSIGGSGVRLTTAKFYSPLGKPFSHIGVDPDPGYEVHTAAKPVDGQIALSVNTGTSDDPFVSAGLRALRSQVAQR; this is encoded by the coding sequence ATGATGCGGCCGACCGTTCGTAGCAGTGCCCGTGCGCTGTTGGGGGCTTTCGTTTCGTTGGCGGTGGTTTCGCTAGCAGGCGGCTGGCTGAACTCGACTGCTTGGGCTCAAAATCAGCTTCGTTATCCTGTCATTGTGCCGCCTGCCCACGGCGAAAATACACCAAGACAAACTTTTCAGGATCCCACGCCGCAAAGCCCGGTTGTACAGTCGCCATTGCGAATGCCGGCGGCCGATCCTGCGGCGCCGCAAAATAGTTTGCCCGCACTAGCCCCGAGCATCGCGGCCACGGCAATTGCCAGTGCGCTGGACCAAGGAAACACGCTGGAATCGCAACATCGCTGGGGCGAAGCGTACGCCCTGTATGAAGATACGGCTCGGCTGAATTTTGGGCAGTCGATGCCTCAACTCGACGCGCGGCTGGACCTGGCAAAGATTCACTTCGATATTGGTCGTCGCTACGCTGATGGCTCATTTCGTCACAGCGCTACTACGATGAGCGATACCGATGCGCTGCAAGTTTACACCGATGCGGCGACCAAATTACAAGCTCATTATGTGCAAGAGCCCGATTGGGCCGCGCTGGTCGATCGAGGTACGCGAGATTTGCAAATTGCTCTTGTTGAACCGTCGTTTGTGGAGATTAACCAGGAACAGGCCAGCGCCGACCGCATCGATTTGTTCCTCCGTGAGCTTCGCCGGCAACAAGCGCAACATCCTATTCACTCGCTGAATGATGCCCGCAATGCTGTTTGGGCGGCCGCGCAGATGGCACAACTTCATTTGCAATTGCGGCCCAGCACGACGATGTTGGAATTCACCGCCGCCATGTTGGGTGGATTGGACGAATTCAGTGCGTTCCTTACCGCCGGTCAACTAAATGATTTATATTCGCAAATCGAAGGCAATTTTGTGGGATTGGGTGTGGAGCTTAAGGCAGCTGACAGCTCGCTCTTGATTGTAAATGTGATTCACAACAGTCCAGCCGAACGGGCCGGCATAAAGGGTGGTGATAAAATCGTCAGCGTTGCGGGCCGCTCCACTTCCGACTTAACCACTGACAAAGCCGCCGATTTGTTACAAGGGCCGGAAGGTTCCACCATCGATTTGGCAGTTGTGACAGGCAACGAAGCTCCGCGCCCCTTAACAATCCAACGGGCCCATGTCGACGTTCCCAGCGTCGACGATATAAAAATCGTTGATCGCGACTCAGGGGTTGGTTATTTTAAATTGACTTGCTTCCAAAAGACGACCAGCCACGACGTGGACTCTGCCTTATGGCAGCTACAACGTCAGGGAATGCAATCATTGATTATTGATTTGCGGGGCAACCCAGGTGGATTGCTAACCTCCGCCGTGGACGTGGCCGACAAGTTTGTCAATCAAGGAAGCATTGTTAGCACTCGCGGTCGAAGCTCAGGTGAAGATTACAACTACACCGCCCAAGGCAATGCTGCATGGCATGTGCCACTGGTGGTGCTGATTGATGGCGACAGCGCTAGTGCCGCGGAAATCCTTAGCGGTGCGTTGCGAGATTATCATCGGGCCGCCATCGTGGGCACCCGCAGCTACGGCAAGGGCTCGGTCCAGGGGATTTTCCCACTGTCTATTGGGGGCAGTGGCGTGCGGTTGACCACGGCCAAGTTCTACTCGCCGCTAGGCAAGCCGTTCAGTCACATTGGTGTCGATCCAGATCCAGGCTATGAAGTTCACACCGCGGCCAAGCCGGTCGATGGCCAAATCGCTTTATCGGTCAACACTGGCACCTCCGACGATCCATTTGTCAGCGCCGGCCTGCGAGCTCTCCGTAGCCAAGTAGCCCAACGGTAA
- a CDS encoding cation diffusion facilitator family transporter, which yields MGAGHSHHHANAARASQSKMARAILMTLVFVAMEATAGLFAHSLALISDAGHNFADAAALGLSWYALWIAKKPSHQGMTYGYHRVGILAALVNAVSLVVIALVIVWEAINRLQHPESVNGGAMIVVALVGAIVNIVISIWLHTGAKDDLNVRSAYLHMVGDALSAIGVIIAGIVVTLTGSHASDVVASFLIAGLILYTSWDVLKESLTVLLEGTPVGMDIGEVEKTIASVPGVLNVHDLHVWTVGPGVIACTCHILVAEQSIHEGHQILKAVVTEVEHHFQINHTTVQVEVEGHDGCQKFCSVQEGSR from the coding sequence ATGGGTGCCGGCCACTCTCATCATCACGCAAACGCGGCAAGAGCGTCTCAAAGCAAGATGGCGCGAGCCATTCTAATGACATTGGTCTTTGTTGCAATGGAAGCAACAGCGGGCTTGTTCGCTCATAGTTTGGCGCTGATATCTGACGCTGGACATAACTTCGCAGATGCGGCTGCCTTGGGACTCTCGTGGTATGCACTGTGGATCGCCAAAAAGCCGTCTCATCAAGGCATGACTTATGGATACCATCGGGTAGGCATTCTAGCTGCGCTGGTGAATGCCGTATCGCTGGTGGTGATTGCATTGGTAATTGTTTGGGAAGCAATCAACCGGCTCCAGCATCCGGAATCCGTAAATGGCGGTGCAATGATTGTCGTCGCGCTAGTGGGAGCAATCGTAAATATCGTAATTAGTATTTGGCTTCACACAGGAGCAAAGGATGATCTCAATGTTCGCAGTGCATATCTGCATATGGTGGGAGATGCCTTATCAGCAATCGGTGTAATCATTGCAGGGATTGTCGTGACGCTGACGGGCTCGCATGCTTCCGACGTCGTCGCATCCTTTTTGATTGCTGGACTAATTTTATACACATCTTGGGATGTGCTTAAAGAAAGCCTGACAGTTCTGCTTGAAGGCACGCCCGTTGGAATGGATATTGGAGAAGTGGAAAAGACAATTGCGTCCGTGCCCGGCGTCCTTAACGTCCATGACTTACACGTTTGGACCGTAGGGCCAGGCGTGATCGCTTGTACCTGCCATATTCTCGTTGCGGAACAGTCCATTCATGAGGGGCATCAGATTCTTAAAGCTGTGGTTACCGAAGTGGAACACCACTTTCAGATCAATCACACAACGGTGCAAGTTGAAGTGGAAGGGCACGATGGATGCCAGAAGTTTTGTTCTGTGCAGGAGGGAAGTAGATGA